The genomic segment AAATCCCCGTAAATCCGACGTTAAAATGGTAATTTTTCGTCGTTCTCCTCCTAGTTTTAACCCTTCGGGTTTCTCCAGTAAATTAGAAACTATTTCAGCACTTAAATAACGTCCAAAAATATTGCGAATATCCGCCGCAGAACGGGCAATATAAGCGGTAATGGCAATGGCTGAACCTGCTAATGCTAAAAAGGGAGGAACAACGGGAATCCACCATCCGTGAATAAAGAAAAGATAGGTACTTCCGAGTAAAACACCCGTTGCTAAGATCGAAATCAAAACCTGTCGTGCAATTAATAATTTAACTTTAGCCGTCGCTCTAAATTTCCAAGTTAAAATTGCCCCAGTTCCTGACCAGAGAAATATCCAAATCCATTCTAAGGGATCGGGAAGGGTTTGAATTAAAGGACGATGATCTAAGGCTGTACTAATAATTTGGCTTGCTATATTGGCATGAATTTCTACCCCAGACATTCTTTCGTTAGCAGATAATGTGTAGGGCGTTGACATTAAATCTTTGAAGCTTTCCCCTATAGATCCAATTAAAATAATGCGATTTTTTCCCCAATCTTTAGGAAGTTTATCGGTTAAAATATCTTTAAAGGAAACCGTTTCAAAACTTTGATTAGATCCTCGATAATTTAAAAACACTTGATACCCTCCAGCATCGGCTCGGATATAACCGCCATCGTTTTTGGCAAAGGGTTTAAATACAGTGTCGTTGAATTTCCACCAATTATTGGTTCCTGGTACAATTTCGGGTGCAATTCCTTGAGAATCTAAATAAAACATCGCCAAAAACAATCCTAAACTGTAAACCGGTTGTTTTTGATCATTTTTAACAACTAACAAAGCCCGCCGGATAATATTATCTTCATCTAAAATTAAATCATTCGCAGCGACTCGATTTTTTCCTTTTAAAATTGGTGGAGCAGCCACAGATTCTAAGGATTCATCTCCGACAACTTTTTCAATTCCAATTAAATTAGGAGTCTCTGCAAAAAGTTGAAGTAACCGAGCATGACCGGGTTCAAACGGTAAATCTCGATAAATATCTAACCCGATTGCTGTGGGTTTCATGGCGACTAATTTTTCGATTAAGTCAGCATAAATTTCATCAGGAACGTAACCTTGACCAATATATTTCATATCCGCTTCATCTAACCCCACAATTGCAATCCGTTGATCACGGGGTTCCGGGGGACGCAAGCGCATATATTGGTCATAAACTGACCATTCCCAGGATTGTAAAATCCCTGAAAAACGCAGCAGAATTACAAGACCCGCCATGACTGGGGTTGTAATCCAAATGCCACGCCACTCCCACATCAATTGTTGAATTTTTGCTCTCATAGAGCGTATTTTAGCGTGTATATTGTAGGGTTTATTGGGCAGATTGCTCTTCAGAATTGCTTACTGTTGATTCAGGTGCAAAAGGAGCGTCTATAATCGATTCTTCAATTTTAATAGAAGTCAGTAAACTTTTCCATTCTTCTTGTTGAGAATCTCGTAACTGAGCTAGGCTCATTAATGTATCTTGCCAGATGTTTTCACGGGCATAAATTTCTGCTTTTTTTAATTGATTTTGGGTTTGTTCTAATTCCTGTTTTAGGGTTGGTGTAAGCTCATTTCGCTGAATATAAACCCCTACAAAATCTTCTGTCGGATCTGAAAAATTAGAAGTATTACAAGTAATGGCAAATGTCCATTGATATTTAATTCCGGGTTCTAAGGTTACAGTCTTAGGTAATGGGATTTTCACAATACTGGGTTCTAAAGGGAGTTTAACGTTTGTCTTGTAAAGAGTAACATATTTATTTTTATTAGGGTTATAGATTAACTCAAATTCACCCTTTAAGATCTGGGACTGATTAAGTTTAGGAATATAAACAAAGAACGTTGGGTTAGCAGAAACCGTTAAGGTATTCTGACTGGGGACTAAAGCTGTCAGTTTGGTATTATCTAACCCACAGCTTGTTCCTCGTGTCCCTCCTCCGGCGGTACTCACTGGCCCATCACCCTTGGGGGCATCAGGAAATTTTAAACTGATTTCCATGGGGGAATTGACCCCGTTTTTAACTGGAGCAGGAATGATAGCTAGACTCGCTGTAACAGGCAACATCATGCCTAAAATCAAACTCAAATAACCGACAGACTTGATAACCATGAGATTATGCCTCCTTATGCCCATGACGATGATCATAAGATGCACCATCCAAAATAGAAAACTTGCATCCGATCAAAATTTGCTTGAGTACGCAATTCGCAAATGATGGGGACTTATGCCTCTGAGACTGTCTTAGGGACTTAGAAGTTGCCAAGAGACTGATTTTCTTGATTTAATTGGGAAGTTTTTGCCATTCTCCCTGCAAAGTAAATCCTGACCAATAATAAGGGGGTATCCATTCTGAGGTTTCATTCTGCTGCATTTTAATTTGTGCTTGTCGTAAAGCGGCAACTGGAGATAATCCTTCTTCTAATATTCCTTGATAAAATTTCGCCATTAATTGGGAGGTGGCTTGATCATCAACTCTCCATAAACTCACCACCACTCGACTCGCACCTGCATACATAAATCCTCGTGTTAAACCTACTAATCCTTCGCCTTTTATTTCCTGACCTAATCCGGTTTCACAGGCACTTAATACCACTAATTCTACAGGTAAATTTAAGTTGAAAATATCATAGAGTCGTAAAAATCCATTTTGAGATTGTCCACTTTGATCCACTAGAGAAAATACTAAACCTGATAATTCAGGATTTTCACTATTGAGTAAACCATGAGTGGCAAAATGAATAAAACGATATTGACTCAGTTGAGAACTTGTTGCGGTTTCTCTATTTGCGTTAAAGCCGATTTCTTGCAAACTTTCCTGCTCAGGAACTAAGGCTAAAATCTGTTTAGCTTCTTCTTGGGTAAAGGGTAAACGATCAAATAAAACACCGGATTCTCTGGCTGAACGTTCTAAGTCGGGTGAAAGGGATTTAATCGCTTTAGAAACGACAGCTTTTAATCGTTCATCCGTTGAACTAAATACTGGATCAGCTAATACCGCTAACAGTTTTTCAGCCGGTTTTCGAGTTTGGGTTTCTTGTCGTATAATTCCTAAAACTGAAGCGGAGGGTAACGTTAATAATTCATGATTATTAATTAAAGGGATCGGATCGCCTTTGCTGTTTGTTTCTGCTAAAGGAAGGGCAGCAAAGGGAATATATTGTAATGCCCCATCAGCTACAATCAGCAATCTTTTATTGGCTAAGAGTGGAAGGGGAGGAAATACCATTTCTCTTAAGGTTTTCCCTGTTTCTTCATAGAGCGATTGCCGCATTCTCTTACTGGGTAAAATTAAATTTTCCCGAAAGGTTTTAACGCTTGTTTTAATTGCTTCTTCTCCGGGTAAATCATAACTTTGAATACGATTAGGGGTAACAGCCCATAAATAACTCCGGTCTTTTCCCAGGGAATATTCTAATAAAACGGTATTTTCATCTAATAGTTTTTGAATCTCTGATAAATTTAATGGCTGAGGTTGAGTTAAAGCAGCATAATGGGGATTATTTTCCCGAATTTCCCCTAAAATTTGATTATACTGTTGCAGTAACGTTTCAATTTCTTGGTTAATTTCATCTTTTTGAATAATCGTATGGGGTTGGCTTAAAAGTTTAATGCGTTGTGCTTCTAAAGCGGATAATTTTTGTCTTAAGGTTTGTTTTTTCTCTAAAAGTTTAGAATCAACACCAGAGGTAATTTCTCCTTGAGCTTCTGCTAAAATATCTAATAGAGAACGGGCTTTGGCTCGTTCACTGATTTGTAACGCTTTTCCATCCCAACCTTGGTTGGGTTGTTGTTGATTGAGTTCCATTAATAAATCAATATAAAATAGATAATAATCCTGTTTAGAAGCTAAGAAAGAAGCTCTTAAATCTTGATTGGCAATTTGTGTCCGCAAGTCTTCAATAATGGTTAAAGCGGTTTCAATTTGAGCGATCGCTTCCTCAAACTTTCCCTGTTTTCGTTTAACTGTTGCGACTCGATATCGAGATAATGCTTCTTTAGGGCGATCGCCAACTTCCTGACGAATCTGTAAGGCTTTATTATAAAATTCTAAGGATTGCTCTAACTTCCCTTGTTGGAAATAAACAAACCCAATATTATTAAAGGTACTCGCTTCTCCCGTGCGATCGCCAATTTTTTGCCACAGCGTTAAGGCTTGATTATAATTTTCTAAAGCGGGTTCTAATTGATTCAAATTAGCATAAACAAATCCAATATTATTTAATGTTGCTCCTTTTCCTCGCTGAATATGAATGGCAGAATGATCGCCCAATTTTTGAATCACCTCTTCCCATAAACTTAAAGCTTGTTTATAATTATCAAGGGCGGTATCAAACTGGTTTAACGTGGATTTGACTTGACCAATATTATTTAAAATAGCTGCGATATTCGCCGGATTTCCTAAAGGCTTTACTAGAGCTAAAGCTTGATTATAATAATTCAGAGCTTGTTGAAATTCCCCTAAATTAAAATAAACAAAAGCCATTTCATTCAAAGTCGCCAACCCCCCTGTTTTAAAATTAAGAGTTTCCCAGAAAGGAAAAGTTTGATTGAGAGTATCTAAGGCTTGTTGGTATTCCCCTAATTGAGCATAAATTTTAGCAATAGAAATTAAAGTTGTAGCTTGAGTTTGTTTGTCTTGGAGGGTTTGAGTTAAAATCAGTAATTGATTATAACAGTTAAGAGCCTGGGGATATTCCCCTAAATTTCCATAAACAGAACATAAAAAATTGCGAGTCACGGATTCTTGCTGAGGATTATTCGCTTCTCGCCATAAACGTAACGTTTTTTCCCACTCTTGAATCGCCTTCCGAAATCCGGCTACTGTTCCTTCTCGATATCCTTTCAATCCTTGATTAAAACTATTTTCTGCGCCAGAATTAGAATTAAGAATTTCTGCGGATTGCCATTGTTGTGCGATCACAGGTAAAACTATTCCTGAAGCCAAAAAAGATGCCAGAATCAGGATACAAAACCAAACTCTGAAAAATTTATTTTTGCTTCTGAGTTTAGGTATCATTACTTAATTCCTACTTTAATCCCAGTGCTTAGGATTCAGCTTTAGTGATAATTTTAGCTGACTCAGTATCCCGAATTACTAAAATTTAAAATTTTCTCATTCTTCTCTTAACCTATGTTCATTCTTCCAATTGTGTCTCGGTTGTTTAATTTTCTTCAATCTTCTCGTGATTGGAGACGAATTTTTATCAGTTTAATCACCGGATTTTGTGTATTTTTAACGGTGGGATTTTTCCAACAATATACCGTTGCTCAAGTTAATCTTGCCATCATTCAAGAAATTTTAGATGGGGATCAAGTTTTTATTCAAGATAATCAAGCAAAAGTAGAAGATAAAGCAGAATTTGGGCAAATTGTTCTGACTAAAGTATCTCGCGCCGGAGTTTTATTTAATAATGGTGCTGCGGGACGCATGGATTCTAATTCTGTTGTTACCGTCGGTCAATGTGTGGAAATAAAACAAGGAAAAATTCTCGTCAGTGGCCCTATTAATGGATGTATTGCTGGGTTTACGGTTGGGGTTGAAGGAACAATTTATGTCCTAGAAACGATGGATGGAAATACAGGGGATATTAAAGTTTTGGAAGGAACTGTAGAGGTGAGTTCCAGCACAGGAAGTGGAAAACCTGTACAAGTCAAGGAAGGGGAAAAAGTATCCGTTTTACAAGGAATTTTAAGCGAAGTCATTCCCATGACCCCTGAAGAAATTGCCTCTATTTTATCCGGTCGATTATTCTCAGGATTTACGATTCCTGTAACCCCAGAAGGAGCATTATATTCTCTGTGTTCTCGTCTTTTACCTGGATTTAGTTGTTCTACAACCGGAATTCCCACACCTTCATTTCCGACTCCTCCAGTTCCCGTTCCAATTCCCCGTTTACCCTTCTAATGATCTAAAAAATCAACCCCAACACTGATAACTGATAACTGATAACTGATAACTGATAACTGATTAAGCTGCAACTAAACCACTATGAATTAATAAAGGTTTTGTGCTGGGTTCCCGCCCTCGGAAGGCTTTAAAGACTTCCATCGGATGTAAACTTCCCCCTAATGCTAACACCGTATCTCGGAAGCGTTTTCCCGTTTCCGAAATAGCTTTTTCATCTTCTAATCCGGCTTCTTCAAAAGCAGCAAAAGCATCAGCGCTCAATACTTCTGCCCATTTATAACTGTAATATCCGGCAGAATAACCGCCTGCAAAAATATGACCAAAAGCACATAAAAAGGCATCTTCAGCCAGAGGTTTAATAATCATCGTTTTCTCTGCAATACGGTTGCGAACGTCATTAATTGTTTCACTTCCTCCCGGTTGATAACGATGATGTAATTCAATATCCACAAACCCAAAATGTAGTTGTCTTAGCATTCCCATTCCACTCATATAGGTTTTAGCCGCTAACAACTTTTGATAATAATGTTCGGGCAAGGTTTCTCCGGTTTGATAATGTTTTGCCATGCCAAATAATGTCGATTGATCATAACACCAATTTTCCATAAATTGGCTGGGTAATTCCACCGCATCCCATTCCACATTATTAATTCCAGCCGCTCCCGCATAGTCAACTATTGTTAACATATGTTGTAACCCATGACCAAATTCATGAAATAGGGTTTCTACTTCCATAAATGTCATTAAACTCGGTTTATCCTCAACGGGAGGAGTTTGATTACATTGTAAATAAGCTACGGGTAATCGCACTTTTGTTTCGTTATTTTCCACGAATTTAGCGCGAGTAATACATTCATCCATCCAAGCTCCGCCGCGTTTTTCGGCGGGGCGACTATAGGGATCTAAATAGAAATAAGCGATGGGATTTCCGCTTTCATTGGCAACTTGAAAATAGCGGACATTTTCATGCCAAATTGGAGCTTGACCATCGGCGGGAGTAATCACAATTCCAAAAATCCGATGAACTAATCCAAATAATCCATCTAAGACTTGGGGTAAGGCAAAATAAGGGCGTAATTCTTCATCCGTAAAGGCAAATTTTTCTTCCCGTTGTCGTTCTGACCAAAAGGCAATATCCCAATGTTGTAAATTCTCGGCTTCTTCGGCTCCTTTTGAGGCTGCAAAAGCCTTTAAATCCTCGAATTCCTGTTGCGCCGAATCATAACTGACAATGCGTAATTCTTCTAATAACGCTTCCACTGCTGCCACATTCGGAGCCATTTTACTGGCTAAACTAAGTTCAGCATAGCTTTTGAAACCTAGAATACTAGCTTTCTGTTTTTTAAGTTCTAAAATCCGTTCAATTAAAGGGAAGTTATCTAAATCTCCACTAGAAGCCCGACTAATATAACCTCGATAAACTTTTTCGCGTAAATCTCTCCTCTGGCTATATTTTAAGAAGGGGCCAAAACTGGGAGCATCTAACGTAATTCGCCAGGGGCCATTTTCCGAGGTAGCAGTTTCTGAGCCTTCTGCACGGGCAGCTTGAGCCGCTAAACTGAGTAAACTGGGGGGTAAACCTGCAATTTCTTCCGGCGTTGTTAAGGTTAAACTAAAGGCTTTTGTCGCATCTAAAACATGATTAGAAAATTGAGTGGAAAGGTCAGCTAATTCTAATTGAATGGCATTAAAATGATCCCGTTCTTCTCCTTCTAATCCCACCCCTGATAATTCAGCATCTCGCAGGGCTGTATTAATAATCCGTTGTTGAGCCGAATCTAATTGATCCCATTCATCGCTGTTTTTTAACTGTTTAAAAGCATGATAAATGGCTTGACTTTGATTCAATTTATTGATAAATTTTACAACATTCGGTTGAACGGTTGCATGGGCAGTTCTCAATTCCGGGCTATTTTTTACACCCATTAAATGCCC from the Planktothrix tepida PCC 9214 genome contains:
- a CDS encoding M3 family metallopeptidase, which produces MSLTTTENPLLIGQGLPPFEQITPEHVVPGITQLLTELEEELITLETQVKPTWTELVEPLQKLQERLTWSWGIVGHLMGVKNSPELRTAHATVQPNVVKFINKLNQSQAIYHAFKQLKNSDEWDQLDSAQQRIINTALRDAELSGVGLEGEERDHFNAIQLELADLSTQFSNHVLDATKAFSLTLTTPEEIAGLPPSLLSLAAQAARAEGSETATSENGPWRITLDAPSFGPFLKYSQRRDLREKVYRGYISRASSGDLDNFPLIERILELKKQKASILGFKSYAELSLASKMAPNVAAVEALLEELRIVSYDSAQQEFEDLKAFAASKGAEEAENLQHWDIAFWSERQREEKFAFTDEELRPYFALPQVLDGLFGLVHRIFGIVITPADGQAPIWHENVRYFQVANESGNPIAYFYLDPYSRPAEKRGGAWMDECITRAKFVENNETKVRLPVAYLQCNQTPPVEDKPSLMTFMEVETLFHEFGHGLQHMLTIVDYAGAAGINNVEWDAVELPSQFMENWCYDQSTLFGMAKHYQTGETLPEHYYQKLLAAKTYMSGMGMLRQLHFGFVDIELHHRYQPGGSETINDVRNRIAEKTMIIKPLAEDAFLCAFGHIFAGGYSAGYYSYKWAEVLSADAFAAFEEAGLEDEKAISETGKRFRDTVLALGGSLHPMEVFKAFRGREPSTKPLLIHSGLVAA
- a CDS encoding DUF928 domain-containing protein, whose amino-acid sequence is MVIKSVGYLSLILGMMLPVTASLAIIPAPVKNGVNSPMEISLKFPDAPKGDGPVSTAGGGTRGTSCGLDNTKLTALVPSQNTLTVSANPTFFVYIPKLNQSQILKGEFELIYNPNKNKYVTLYKTNVKLPLEPSIVKIPLPKTVTLEPGIKYQWTFAITCNTSNFSDPTEDFVGVYIQRNELTPTLKQELEQTQNQLKKAEIYARENIWQDTLMSLAQLRDSQQEEWKSLLTSIKIEESIIDAPFAPESTVSNSEEQSAQ
- a CDS encoding CHAT domain-containing tetratricopeptide repeat protein, with product MIPKLRSKNKFFRVWFCILILASFLASGIVLPVIAQQWQSAEILNSNSGAENSFNQGLKGYREGTVAGFRKAIQEWEKTLRLWREANNPQQESVTRNFLCSVYGNLGEYPQALNCYNQLLILTQTLQDKQTQATTLISIAKIYAQLGEYQQALDTLNQTFPFWETLNFKTGGLATLNEMAFVYFNLGEFQQALNYYNQALALVKPLGNPANIAAILNNIGQVKSTLNQFDTALDNYKQALSLWEEVIQKLGDHSAIHIQRGKGATLNNIGFVYANLNQLEPALENYNQALTLWQKIGDRTGEASTFNNIGFVYFQQGKLEQSLEFYNKALQIRQEVGDRPKEALSRYRVATVKRKQGKFEEAIAQIETALTIIEDLRTQIANQDLRASFLASKQDYYLFYIDLLMELNQQQPNQGWDGKALQISERAKARSLLDILAEAQGEITSGVDSKLLEKKQTLRQKLSALEAQRIKLLSQPHTIIQKDEINQEIETLLQQYNQILGEIRENNPHYAALTQPQPLNLSEIQKLLDENTVLLEYSLGKDRSYLWAVTPNRIQSYDLPGEEAIKTSVKTFRENLILPSKRMRQSLYEETGKTLREMVFPPLPLLANKRLLIVADGALQYIPFAALPLAETNSKGDPIPLINNHELLTLPSASVLGIIRQETQTRKPAEKLLAVLADPVFSSTDERLKAVVSKAIKSLSPDLERSARESGVLFDRLPFTQEEAKQILALVPEQESLQEIGFNANRETATSSQLSQYRFIHFATHGLLNSENPELSGLVFSLVDQSGQSQNGFLRLYDIFNLNLPVELVVLSACETGLGQEIKGEGLVGLTRGFMYAGASRVVVSLWRVDDQATSQLMAKFYQGILEEGLSPVAALRQAQIKMQQNETSEWIPPYYWSGFTLQGEWQKLPN
- a CDS encoding CHASE2 domain-containing protein, with product MRAKIQQLMWEWRGIWITTPVMAGLVILLRFSGILQSWEWSVYDQYMRLRPPEPRDQRIAIVGLDEADMKYIGQGYVPDEIYADLIEKLVAMKPTAIGLDIYRDLPFEPGHARLLQLFAETPNLIGIEKVVGDESLESVAAPPILKGKNRVAANDLILDEDNIIRRALLVVKNDQKQPVYSLGLFLAMFYLDSQGIAPEIVPGTNNWWKFNDTVFKPFAKNDGGYIRADAGGYQVFLNYRGSNQSFETVSFKDILTDKLPKDWGKNRIILIGSIGESFKDLMSTPYTLSANERMSGVEIHANIASQIISTALDHRPLIQTLPDPLEWIWIFLWSGTGAILTWKFRATAKVKLLIARQVLISILATGVLLGSTYLFFIHGWWIPVVPPFLALAGSAIAITAYIARSAADIRNIFGRYLSAEIVSNLLEKPEGLKLGGERRKITILTSDLRGFTALSERLQPEEVVKILNFYLSSMADVITTYQGTIDEFMGDGILVLFGAPTLREDDAQRAIACAVAMQLAMEKVNQKLKQWDLSSLDMGIGINTGEVVVGNIGSEKRTKYGVVGNQVNLAYRVESYTTGGQILISEMTLKEAGEDLVKIDNQKLVQPKGVKKPITIYEVGGIGIPYNLFISKEEEHFYPLPTPIVLQYSILEGKHIGESLLMGSLVELSEKSALIVTEANNDIIPEALTNLKINIKLEPEQWSDDIYAKVLEKSAEFGSFYIQFTMKPPEVEKYLSQLYKTIVI